One genomic segment of Penaeus chinensis breed Huanghai No. 1 chromosome 24, ASM1920278v2, whole genome shotgun sequence includes these proteins:
- the LOC125037803 gene encoding inactive selenide, water dikinase-like protein isoform X2, translating to MTLRPTSCTCPSRASGILLPGIGMDASVTPLRHGGLSLVQTTDFFYPLVDDPYMMGKITCANVLSDLFAMGVTDCDNMLMLLGVSTKMTEKERDVVVPLMMRGFKDAALEANTSVTGGQTVMNPWCTIGGVATTVCQSNEFIVPDCAVVGDVLVLTKPLGTQVAVNAHQWLDQPERWNRIKLVVSEEDVRKAYQRAMDSMARLNRTAARLMHKYNAHGATDVTGFGLLGHAQNLARNQKNEVSFVIHNLPIIAKMAAVAKACGNMFHLLQGLSAETSGGLLICLPREQAAAYCKDIEKQEGYQAWIIGIVEKGNRTARIIDKPRVIEVPAKEKDGELW from the exons ATGACCCTGCGACCCACTTCATGCACATGCCCATCACGCGCATCG GGGATTCTGCTGCCAG gCATTGGCATGGATGCAAGTGTAACTCCACTACGTCATGGTGGCCTTTCCCTTGTTCAAACCACAGACTTCTTCTACCCTCTGGTAGATGACCCTTACATGATGG GTAAAATTACTTGTGCAAATGTACTAAGTGATCTTTTTGCAATGGGTGTAACTGACTGCGACAACATGCTTATGCTTTTGGGTGTTTCCACCAAaatgacagagaaggagagagacgttgTTGTGCCTCTGATGATGAGAGGTTTTAAG GATGCTGCTCTTGAAGCTAACACATCTGTGACAGGTGGCCAGACTGTGATGAACCCCTGGTGTACCATTGGGGGTGTTGCTACAACTGTGTGTCAGTCCAATGAGTTCATTGT CCCAGACTGTGCAGTTGTTGGTGATGTTCTGGTGCTCACAAAACCTCTAGGAACTCAAGTAGCTGTTAATGCACATCAGTGGTTAGACCAGCCTGAGAGATGGAATCGCATCAAGCTTGTTGTCTCAGAGGAGGATGTTCGTAAAGCTTACCAGAGAGCTATGGACTCCATGGCACGTCTCAATAGAACAG CTGCCAGATTGATGCACAAATACAATGCTCATGGTGCTACAGACGTAACAGGATTTGGTCTTCTTGGCCATGCCCAAAACTTGGCAAGAAATCAGAAGAATGAAGTATCTTTTGTCATCCATAATCTTCCTATCATCGCTAAGATGGCAGCAGTTGCAAAAGCATGTGGAAATATGTTCCATCTTTTACAG GGATTGAGTGCAGAAACCTCAGGAGGCCTCCTGATTTGTCTACCACGTGAACAGGCTGCAGCATATTGCAAAGACATTGAGAAACAAGAAGGATATCAAGCATGGATTATTGGCATTGTAGAGAAGGGAAATCGAACAGCCCGCATTATTGACAAGCCCCGGGTTATTGAAGTTCCtgcaaaagaaaaagatggggaaCTGTGGTAG
- the LOC125037803 gene encoding inactive selenide, water dikinase-like protein isoform X1, with product MEVYMEPAQVPQDALAAAAQLELGGAPQTLTIRRPFNPVAHDLDANFRLTRFADLKGUGCKVPQEVLTRLLEGLQDDGAGHEHDPATHFMHMPITRIGIGMDASVTPLRHGGLSLVQTTDFFYPLVDDPYMMGKITCANVLSDLFAMGVTDCDNMLMLLGVSTKMTEKERDVVVPLMMRGFKDAALEANTSVTGGQTVMNPWCTIGGVATTVCQSNEFIVPDCAVVGDVLVLTKPLGTQVAVNAHQWLDQPERWNRIKLVVSEEDVRKAYQRAMDSMARLNRTAARLMHKYNAHGATDVTGFGLLGHAQNLARNQKNEVSFVIHNLPIIAKMAAVAKACGNMFHLLQGLSAETSGGLLICLPREQAAAYCKDIEKQEGYQAWIIGIVEKGNRTARIIDKPRVIEVPAKEKDGELW from the exons ATGGAGGTGTACATGGAACCAGCCCAGGTACCGCAGGACGCCCTAGCGGCGGCGGCACAGCTGGAGTTGGGAGGGGCGCCGCAGACCCTGACAATCCGACGGCCCTTCAACCCCGTCGCCCACGACCTGGACGCCAACTTCCGACTCACGAGGTTCGCCGACTTGAAGGGATGAGGCTGCAAGGTCCCTCAGGAGGTGCTCACGCGACTCCTGGAGGGGCTGCAGGACGACGGCGCGGGGCACGAGCATGACCCTGCGACCCACTTCATGCACATGCCCATCACGCGCATCG gCATTGGCATGGATGCAAGTGTAACTCCACTACGTCATGGTGGCCTTTCCCTTGTTCAAACCACAGACTTCTTCTACCCTCTGGTAGATGACCCTTACATGATGG GTAAAATTACTTGTGCAAATGTACTAAGTGATCTTTTTGCAATGGGTGTAACTGACTGCGACAACATGCTTATGCTTTTGGGTGTTTCCACCAAaatgacagagaaggagagagacgttgTTGTGCCTCTGATGATGAGAGGTTTTAAG GATGCTGCTCTTGAAGCTAACACATCTGTGACAGGTGGCCAGACTGTGATGAACCCCTGGTGTACCATTGGGGGTGTTGCTACAACTGTGTGTCAGTCCAATGAGTTCATTGT CCCAGACTGTGCAGTTGTTGGTGATGTTCTGGTGCTCACAAAACCTCTAGGAACTCAAGTAGCTGTTAATGCACATCAGTGGTTAGACCAGCCTGAGAGATGGAATCGCATCAAGCTTGTTGTCTCAGAGGAGGATGTTCGTAAAGCTTACCAGAGAGCTATGGACTCCATGGCACGTCTCAATAGAACAG CTGCCAGATTGATGCACAAATACAATGCTCATGGTGCTACAGACGTAACAGGATTTGGTCTTCTTGGCCATGCCCAAAACTTGGCAAGAAATCAGAAGAATGAAGTATCTTTTGTCATCCATAATCTTCCTATCATCGCTAAGATGGCAGCAGTTGCAAAAGCATGTGGAAATATGTTCCATCTTTTACAG GGATTGAGTGCAGAAACCTCAGGAGGCCTCCTGATTTGTCTACCACGTGAACAGGCTGCAGCATATTGCAAAGACATTGAGAAACAAGAAGGATATCAAGCATGGATTATTGGCATTGTAGAGAAGGGAAATCGAACAGCCCGCATTATTGACAAGCCCCGGGTTATTGAAGTTCCtgcaaaagaaaaagatggggaaCTGTGGTAG